agtagtagtagtagtagtaccagtagtagtagtagtagtagtagtagtatcagtagtagtaccagtagtagtagtagtagtagtagtagtagtagtagtagtagtatcagtagtagtaccagtagtagtagtagtagtagtagtagtagtatcagtagtagtagtagtagtagtagtagtagtagtaccagtagtagtagtagtagtagtagtattagtagtaccagtagtagtagcagtagtagtaagattattatcattatcatcattattgtttCTCTCCGGCCAGCTGCTGTGACTGTGCCTCCCGTGGCTGAAGATGGACCGCCCAGCTGTGTGCCTCCTCCACACTCTGGTGCTGCTGATCATTTTGCCCCCCGCTGCCCCTCTCCCCTGCCCCCGGCCCTGCTCCTGCCCCCAGCCCACAGAGCTCCACTGCACTTTCCGCTCCCTGATCACCATCCCCGCTGCCATCTCCAAACAAGTGGAACGCATGAACCTGGGGTTAGTCCTGTTGGCACCCTCAGCGCTGCCTTGGCATCTCTGTTACATTACTATACTGCAGCCTTGCTGTCGTGAATCTTTAGATTCCACTGTTCCTGTGCTGTAAGACAGTGACTTTATTTTATGGCTCAGCAAGTCAATAGTCCCTTTCCACCTACacttgttttgctgttttggtTCCAGGTTCAACAGCATAAATACAATCACAGACAAATCGCTGGCTGGTTTGAGGAACCTGGAGCTTCTGATGGTCCATGGGAACGACATCCACAGTCTCCCTGATGGAACTTTCAGGGATGTCATATCCCTACAGGTACAATGGTCGTAAATGTGTTGactatgaatgaatgaatgaatttctgCTATTCTGCATCCAGGGTGCATCCCATAATATGACCTAGCATCTGCATCAGTGGGTCTCAAAGTGGCATCCAGGAACCTCCAGGTCATCCTTGAGTGGAAACATGCTGTCTGCAGATTtcacaaaaaattaaaaaattattaTGACCAGAAATAGTCAAGCTGTTATATGCCTCCACTGGTGTAGGATTGAATCaatcttgtctctcctctcccctactctctctcccttgttacTTCCCCactgtttaaataaagaataaaggtGAATGGACTGTccactctcctttaaaaaaaatctaaattcagTCCAATTTTGCTATTTCACACAGGTAGCTCAATCAGTGACTAATGGCAGCACTGGTGTTCTGATTCAGCTTCAGAGGCTGTGCCATTTTGCGGTTAATGAAATCCTTTTTTAGCAAATGGGAATCCAaatcaaaatatgaatataaaggAGCATTTATTAGCAGCTCCTTGGCATGATAAAAGCTTAGTTAACCCTTGATCCACATAACTAAAAGCACAGTGAAGCACAGTTTAAGTAATACATTTGTAATAATTTTAGCAACAACTCTTGTTTAGTGTGTTTAGCATGTTTAGCATTCATAGCATGCTATTGTCAGTTTCCGTGTTATGAGATTATATGAACATGTTTTAATAATGTTGATAATTCCTGAGAAGTAATACTACTTATAGCATGTTTCACAATGCTTGTTTAGCATGCTTAGCATTCATAATGTTATTGTTAGTGTCCTTGAACTTTTTTAATAATGTCAGGATAAAGATgactttctttcctctctttcttcattgGTTTAGATGCTGAAGATCAGCTACAACAAACTGAGGGAGATCAACAGACACACGCTTCAGGGTCTGTGGGCTTTGGCCAGATTACACCTGGATCACAACCGGCTGGAGTTCATCCACCCAGACGCCTTCCAGGGCCTCACCTCCCTGCGACTGCTCCAGCTGGAAGGCAACCGGCTTCAGCAGCTCCACCCGGCCACCTTCACCACCTTTTCCCTGATGGGCCACTTCCACGTGTCCACCGTGAGGCATCTTTACCTGTCGGACAACGAGCTGATGACGCTGCCCTCCGGGCTGGTGGCAGCCATGCCTCAGCTGGAGAACCTGTACCTCCATGGGAACCCGTGGAGCTGCGACTGCCGCATGAGGTGGCTCCACGACTGGGATAAAACCTCACCAGGTTTGCCCTTTCGTTTCTGTATAGCAAATTAATTTAgatatttctcttttcttgtgTGGCACTTCAGTATAAAGTGCAGAGACTTGTTGCTTTGAGTGAGGGCGGCATGGTGGCTAGCACTTTCCACTCACAGCAAGAAAGACCCGGGTTTGAttcccggtcctttctgtgtggaggttgttctcctgggtttcctcccacagtccaaagacatacAAGTCAcatggattggagactctaaattaccCATAGGTGTGATTGTGAGTGTCTATATGAGTtgagccctgtgatggactggtgacctgtccagggtgtttccacccaatgcatgctgggatacccTCTAGCCACCCGTGACCCTAAATGGGAATGAGCGGGTAAAGACGATGAATgaattgtgattgtgattttaGAGCATTTACAGATGATAAATCACGATTGTTTCATATCTTATTTGAAGTTGCCAAATTAGCAGTAATGTAATCAACAATAGCGCTGCTCTTGTTTTCTTGTGCTCTAGGTGTTTTGAAGTGTAAAAAGGACCGGGCCCTCCCCGGCGGCCAGTTGTGTCCCATGTGCACCTCCCCCAAGCACCTCCAGAGGAAGGAGCTCCAGGCTCTGGACAACATGGCCTGCAGCAGCCCCGTCATCAGCTCTCCTCAAAGGGCCACCCCACCTGAGGACACCGAGAGCGAGGTCATGACCCCGGATGAGTTCAGGGAACCGTTCGGCAACATCTCCCTGGGCATGTCTGACGAACACGGGAATAAGGTGGATCTGGAGTGCAGTATTGGCGAGCCCAGAGAGATCACCAAGATCAACTGGGAGCAGGTCAACCAGCTCCAGCTGGCCTCCAACATCACCTTGTCAGTAGATCTGGAATGCCCTATCGACAGGGAAAACTATGAGCGACTCTGGAGGCTCATTGCATACTACAGCAACGTGCCAGCCCACTTACAAAGGGAGATTATGCTGAGCAAAGAGCCTTATCATAGCTACATGTacagacaggatgcagagaAGGACGCGCTGTACTACACAGGTGTGAAGGTTAATATCGTGGCCCAGCCGGCGTGGCTGATGCAGACATCTGTAGACCTTCAGCTGAACAGACCTCAGTCCACAGGGAAGAGGGTAAAGTTGATCCTGAGCACCCACCTCTCAGAGACCGTGGAGGCTGAGCTGGTgcggagacagaggaggacatggGTCATGATTGAGTCCACAAACACTACTCGAACAGTGTTGAGTGCTGTAGTGGGAAGCGCTAGCCAAATGTACTGTAACGTGCAAAGTTCTGACCAAGCGGTTATCCATTGGATGCTGCCAGACGGCTCCAAGGTGGAGGCGCCGTACAGCAGTCCAGACAACAGGCTGTCTGTGTCTACTGACGGACAGCTGGCCATTAAAGCCGTCGGCCACTCAGACACAGGAATTTACTACTGCATCGCCAAGGTTCATGGAGATCTTGCCATCCTGCCATTCCGTCTGACAGTGGAGGAATCCTCCAGCCCTCCTCCAGGGGAAGATGGCTCACCTCCACCTATCGAGGGATTTGCGGGGGACCCCATCTCCCTGCCTTGCACGGCATCTGGCTCACCTGACGCTGAGATTAACTGGATTCTACCAGGCAGCAACATAGTAAGTTTCAAGGCCAACTCCTCCAGAGCGTTGGTCTATTCCAATGGCACTTTGCGAATCCCACAGGGGCAGTTATCGGACAGCGGTTATTACAAATGTATTGCCATAAATCAACACGGTGTGGATACACTGGCTACAAAAGTCACCCTCACCAGGCGCACAGGGGTGATAAGGCCATTGAGGAAGTTTCCAGCAAGACCTCAGTCAGCCTCGGGGGTCAATACCAAGATTAAAGTCCCCACAGAGGATGCAGAGGAGGCATCTGGGGATGGGGAGGTCACTCAGGAGGGGGCTCCGGTGAGCCGCCTGGATCTTATGAGAAGGAGAGGTCCAGGAGGGGTGGGAGCAGGCAGGAGGGGTGGCCATCTATCCAGGGGTATGTGGCGGAGGCCGCCGGTGCTGCGGAAACCAACAGGATCACGCGTTGAAGACAGGAAGAATACCGTCGAGACCAGGAGAAGGATAAATATGTCAAACAATAAAATAGACCCGGAGAAATGGGCAGACATTTTGGCTAAGATTAGAGACAGAACCGGTCAGAATAGCGTGACGCCAAACCCAGTTCAACACACCACAGAGAGGAAGCAGGGTGTAGAAACAGAGCAGACAACACAGTCACAAGACAATACAGAGGGATCGTCAGAGGACGGGACtttgcaggaggaggagggccgggtttacaccacaacaccacacaGCCCAATGCAACACACCAACAAGACATATAGCACACACATGACCACTCAAACCAATGATATACATCGTACACACGtgacacctaacacacacaacacacaagacacacatgTGGAATCTAACACTTACACCACACTTAATACACGTGACGTGACACCtaacacacaatacacacgCAGCACACATGCTACAGCAGACCCACACACAACATATAGTACACAAAAAGTACACCACACAACTCACGACATGAACCCACACACAACCTCAAGTGGTGTGTTTTCCCTTCCACAGCCCACATCTGTTCCCCAGAGCACTGTCACCCGTTGGCTGACTAACACTAAAAGTGCAAGCAGCAGCACTTCGTTGTACGACAAGTCTCGACAAGGGAATCAAAGCACTAACACAGATGTTGATGTAGTCACAACAGCTGATATGTCTAAGGCATCTGAGGGGAGCGAGAACAAGGATACACGTCATGTTGTTGCCAGCTCTAATGAGGACAGAGAACCCTCTTTAGGTGGAAGTCAGCTTAGCCCGTCAGTAAACCCAACTGAACTAGAAACAAACCGagatgaaaatggaaaatatctTAGTGAGACCGCAACAACATCGCCTTCACACACTCAGTCAAAGGACACAACACTTGACATTTTGCGCTCTCAAGCACTGCTCACAACATCCTCTCCGACAACGACGCCTGTGCTCACCCCATCGCCCACTCGCCTCCGACACCCTAATTCCAGGAGGAGGAACGGGGGTCGGAGGAGAAGGCCTAACAGAAAGAAGCAAAAGCTGAATCGACTCTCCCGCTTTAGTACCGCCACACCTGCGGATGCTACCCTAGCAACAGCCAGGACCACTGCCTCCACACGGCTAAAAATAGAACCATCAGAAAAGACCATAATCACAACAGCCAACTTCAATACCACTGTTCCATTCACTGGCGGCCAAGCAACGTCATCAGGCAGACTGAGTCACAAAGAAAGCACAGTCTCCAGGCATGACGACGAGGCAGCCACCGAACCCTCCTCCCCACCAGCCTCTCTCCCCGAAACAAAGGCCAGCCTTCTCCCTCCGGCCAAACCACTGTTCAAAAGCACATCAGCCACACCATCATTTCCAACGACCTCTCCAGGAGCGGGTCGCGGAGAGACGAGCGCTCCGAGAGCCTTGGGAATCTCGGAGAGCGCGTCTCCTCCAGAGCGTTCGGATATGCCCACGTCAGCTAGTCGGCAGAGGTTTACGAGCACCCCTCTTCCGCCTGTTAAACCCTTAGAGGAGACACAAAGGGTAAGCATTACGGGAGACCTTGGACCTGCGCCACGTTCTGACAAGTCCTCCGGGAATTTTCACACTGCACTGCAAGTGCAACCAGATGTAGAGCAGAACCAATCAGGCCATCAATACACACCCACCGAAAAGGCTGAAAAGATGCCTTTCAAAGAGATCAGCGGGCGTTTTCCACTGGAGCCATCCTCCTCACCTGCTTCCTTGATCCAGCATGAAATCAACACCTTTGGCGCACACACTCAAAGTGGCTCAATTACAACAGCAAGCACACTTTTTGAGGGAGTTTTGGAGACAGAATGGATTACCACAAAGAGGCCTCAAGCATCTGAAAGTTCTTATCAGAGTTCTAGTCGAAATAAAACTACCAGCACTGCCTCAGACGAGGACAAGCCTATAAAAGAAACGGCCCACAGAGGAGTAAATGTTGATGCTCCCAGTACGAGTACCATTATAACAACACCTCCCTCCTCTACCACATCAAAGCCCTCTCCTGTGATCCCGTCCTGGGGGAGGCCACATGTCACATTGCCCGAAACCTCATCCACGGGAGGCAAAACGGGACCCCCATTGAGGACCACCGTGCAGGGGGGTCCCAAGTTCAACCACATCCCAGACAACCACAGCCAAGACCAGAAAATCCCCTTTTCCCCAGACAAAGACCTCCCTAACATCAGCAGATCAGAGCCTAACACAACAGCAGCCGCTCATCCTGCAACTCGCTCACCCAACCGCAAAAAAGGTGTAGGTGATAGTACAAATCCAACCTCCCCAGCCCCAAACCAGACCAGTGGACAGACACTCAAACAGACAACCACCCTTGCCCCTACAATTACCGCAACATCTCTGTCCATTGCACAAACTGATACATCCAGAGAGGGTCTGAGAACAGGGACTGCTTTGATTCAAGATGTGTCCACAAGGCATCGGCTACCTGGATTAGGCTCTATTCCAAGAGGGAAGCCGAGGATAACAAAGACCAATTTCGAGACTATTACTGTGAATGCCGAAGCAGATGCACAGCTTCCCTGTGAGGCCGAGGGTGAGCCCATGCCCTTCCTGTCATGGACTAAAGTCGCCACTGGTATGTATGACTCAATCTCATAACTCAGCTTTACATTTTCAACTCAGTCTTGGCACTTACTACTTCAAGTCCACTATTTTGTAAGTGATTATTACAACAAAccctgcaaacattttgacattgaatagattATATGACAGCCTGCAGcaatgttgaaaacctgtgtaaatatagtgccaaaatgaaagttgagaaaCGTCCATAGtggtccatagctgctacctgcatcgttttgtgaaatcagaacctaaatatctttctgatatcagttcagaacactttccaaagctgttttaatatgaatgttTACTCTGCCATAATATATTGTGAACATTTTGTACTAATCCGGGTTGACTTTGAACTTTGGCCACCTCCTGCACGTCACTGTCTGTCAAATGCTGTCAAATGGTTCTGCATCATCACTGCAAATGTAGGTTACCTGTGTGTTTATGATATCACATGTCTAACTCACTATATAGCACAGTGGTTGTGCCTTTTTTAACTCCATCCCCTGACAACCGAGAGTTGTCCGTACATGACCCCCGACATGGACGAGGCTGATGAACTGTGACACCACAACAACTTTTAATTTCCTGTTTCAGACTGAGTAATAATTGGAGGAAGCCTAGGGGCTGCAGATATCACTTATTTCACAACTATCTAATCTAACACAGTATTTTATACCTCAAGGGATAGTTGCATTATAGTGGTAAATTCAGAAAGATTAATCCTAAAGATTATGAAcatgatatatatataagcCTCCCGAAATCATCTTCTGATCTCCTGTAACATCTCAGCCGTTATGGTAACACCCTCTGTTAtagcacacacacttatatttTTGCACACCCTGTAATCCTTCACATATTGTCTTTTCTCATACTCTCATATTCCTCTCATTGTTATTATGTATTCCACATATATTGACTTTTTTTCCTAATTTTTATAATTCTTCACACTTTATATAATGCACAAATCTGTGCATTTCTGTCTCAGTAAGTTCTGCTGCTACAGATGctattttgcacattgtgttAATGATACATTTGGCACATTTGTGTGATATGTTCAAGTATTGGAATTGTTGGTtgagtatgtttatataacccccattTTGCTATAATCTTATTTATATCCTGTTCGTCTTTTGATGTATCCTAGTACTGCTTGCTTTGCATGGGCTATTTCCCATGAGGATCATTCAattttaatctaatctaatgtgtgAATAAACATTGTCCTTTATCATGTTTGACATGTCCATATTTTCATTCGCACAGGGGCAAGTGTTGCTCAGAACACCAGGGTCCAGAGATTTGAGGTCCATCCCAACGGTACACTAATCATCAGGAACACACAACCCATGGACCGGGGCCAGTACCTGTGCATGGTGCAGAACCAATACGGTACCGACAAGATGGTGGTCAGCCTCATGGTCCTATCTCAGCACCCGCGGGTGCTCCAACCTCGGCACCGAGACGCCACTGTGTATATAGGCGGCAACATCGATTTGGAGTGTGAAGTCCAGGGGCACCCTACCCCCCGAGTTACATGGGTGCTTCCTGACTACGTCCACATGGCCGCTGCCCCGCTTACTATCACTTCTCAACGAGTGGCGGTCCATAGTAATGGCACCCTGCGAATCACCCAGGCCGGTTATACAGACAGAGGGATTTATAAGTGCATcggcagcagtgcagcaggggCCGACACAGTGTCAGTCCGTCTCCATGTTTCAGCGTTGCCACCTATGATCCAGCAGGCGCAACATGAGAACACCACCCTCCCAGAGGGCAGCACCGCTTACATCCACTGCACCGCCAAGGGCGCCCCCCCGCCCGTCATCCGCTGGATCACACCTGATGGAGTCCAGCTCATCGCTTCCCAGTTCGTTACTGGACGCAATCTCCTCGTCTTCCCCAACGGGACGCTCTTCGTGCGTGGTTTGGGCCCGGGGAATGCTGGGAGGTACGAGTGCACGGCCAGTAATTCGGTGGCAGCCAGCAGGAGAACGGTGATCCTGAGCGTACGGAGGagcgcctcctcctccatcaaGGCCAGGATCGCCTCCTCGTCTCCCCAGAGGACGGATGTGATCTACGGGGGGAAGCTGCAGCTCGACTGCCTGGCTGCAGGAGAGCCAGAGCCCCGGATCATCTGGAGGACTCCCACCAAGAAACTGGTGGATGCTCAGTACAggtaatgaataaatgaatgaatgaataaacaagcaaacatataaataaatgaataaaggaataaatgaataaataaaatgctcaCATACATAGATAGGTAtataggtagagagataaataaataaataaaaaatacattcctaaaaaaatacccaaataaataaataaaaatgcctgaataactaaataaatgCTTAAATGAATTCCCTAATAAATGAATGCCTAAATTAATGCCAAAgttaataaataacaaaatctgtATGGATTTGTCAGGTGGTCTGATTTTTAATCAGAACtgaatatatgaaaaaaattaTAAGAAAAGCTTACAGTAAACAATAGGATGACAGATTCTCAAAAAACGTAACTGAAAGCATCATGTACGTTCatattattaatgttaaaattaaataaacagaaaattCCTTTGAACTCACATTCCAGCAGCAGTAACCAAATCGAAAGAATGGCCATTGTCTGTGTTATCTTTTACAGTTTTGACCCCAGGATCAAGGTCTTCTCCAACGGCACTATGACCATCCACTCCATGACCGACAAGGACGGCGGCGACTACCTGTGTGTGGCGCGTAACAAAATGGGGGACGACTACGTTCTGCTGCGGGCCAATGTGCTGACCAGGCCGGCCAAGATCGAGCAGAAGCAGCAGCGGTCCAGTCAGGAGGTGGCGTACGGCGGAAACCTGAAGGTGGACTGCGTGGCCTCTGGACTCCCCAACCCCGAGATCAGCTGGGCGCTGCCGGACGGCACCATGGTCAACccggacaaacagacagaaagagtcaGCGGGGGGCGCAGTCGCAGGTGTGCGCTACTCCGTGTGTCCCTCCAATACTATTCCTacacccactttctgtacagaACAGTGTTAATAGATTTTCTAAATCATGCTAGAAAACAGTTCAAAATATTTTTCCACCATTCAAGTGACGGCTTGTTTGCTTCGTCTTAGACCGCCAAACTTAATTCGCCTTTCTTGTGTTAACTAGGAGTAAAATtattggtgtaaaaatctacttaagtaaaagtattaaGTTAGTTATTTAAAATATACTCTATAGTGTAAAAGTTACTGATTTGCTCTAAAAAAGCAAACATTGTTGCATGTTGAGAGGACAATATGTGATATTACATGCTATAGACAATGAGCTTTTTAAAAATAAGATTCTGAAATTTATGTCATTATTCAGTCTgtgattaagaaaaaaaatgctcatCCCTATTATTCAATAACTTCACTAGGCTACGCTGATTCTTCTTTTGCCATTAGCCGTCCAGTTAGCTAGCAAAGCATGTGAACTAGCTAGAAAACAAccaggctaaaacaaaccaatgatactgtagctggatggatgttaactAAGCAACTGTCATGGgtaaatttgagcatttaatgttacagttaacATTTCCTCCACATGCGTGAACAGGTTTGATATAGATGCAATTTACCTTTgaccagtttctgatgcaatgcttctGGAGAGCATATAAAATGTGTACTCTATgtattcagtcaaaacatacttaaatATGTAAAACTACTAActtaaaaaactttaaaaaagtacaagtacactaaagagctactcaattacagtaacacaaggaaatgtaatttgttacttccaccttTGATGCTGtttatttgtcacattttataCGCCATAAAGATAACAGCAGTAGGGCACATGCACTTGAAATGTCAAATGTAGTTTTTGttcagtttcattttatttgtcaaAAAAGTCACAGTCAGTGGAAACATTAATCTCATATGATGTCATGACAGATTTTGTTTCAGTCAAGTTAGATATCTTTAGCAAACAAAGTCAAAAAACAGACCCAGGTTTCATGGGAAGGTCTGCAACTCTCCTGGCCAGTGGTGTTCCTAATAAGCCCACATCTTTAGCTTTGCCAACATATCTTATTTTAGcaataaacacacaataaattaatcaatttaGCATCTTTAGACTCATTAGTAATGGCAGTATGCCATTCATCAAATTATTGCCGATAAAACACGGAAATGGGCACACATGTTAGAAACTCCAGTGGCAGCTCACAGTGGGGTGCACACTGGAAGATGAATGACTTCACTTCCACAGAAAATTACTTAAAAGAACCAGTTCTGGCATGTACAGGGATACAACAAGCACTTCAGTTGTAATTGTCTTTTCCTGGTTTGAAGTACATACATGTTACATGTTGCCTGTGAAAGTTGGTCTGGCAGGGTTTAACAACCAAACTAgctattttttccatttcaaacaCACTATAGCTGACTGAGCACATAAAAACATTCACATAACATCAGATACCAGTACTTTTGTTGCTCATCTGCCAAAGAAAAGCCTTGGGCACAAATGCTGACACAGAAGCTACATAATTGGTATGCAAAGCTCCCACCATATTTAGTAATAGTCTCCCTTTATATGGACAAATTTGATTAATTGCTTGAAATGAATACCACAGAATGTGAAgcaatatttatattttcatctATGAAAGCAGTCTTCCTGAAGATTTGTGGACTCAAATCTTCATTTCTAATTGGACAATTGATAATAGTTATTTACAGTTGTCAGTCTTCCCAGAAGTGCATATTTTTAGCCCACAGTCTTGCCCTGTTTTAATGCCTGGAAATACATGATATCCTTTTTTTTGTTGGGAAGGAACCCAATGAAATATCAAGAAAATCCATCAAAATGATTCTCATTAAGGACAGACATACCCAATTGTATAAAAAATTGTTTAATGATAACTTTGAGGCTACCTTGTTCTACAtacagcaacaaacaaatgagcaCATCAAATTTAACCTTTTATAAACATTTTATGGATGTAATGTTCTATAACTTATCATTACCAGCTTCATTACAATTGTCA
The window above is part of the Centroberyx gerrardi isolate f3 chromosome 21, fCenGer3.hap1.cur.20231027, whole genome shotgun sequence genome. Proteins encoded here:
- the mxra5a gene encoding matrix-remodeling-associated protein 5 produces the protein MDRPAVCLLHTLVLLIILPPAAPLPCPRPCSCPQPTELHCTFRSLITIPAAISKQVERMNLGFNSINTITDKSLAGLRNLELLMVHGNDIHSLPDGTFRDVISLQMLKISYNKLREINRHTLQGLWALARLHLDHNRLEFIHPDAFQGLTSLRLLQLEGNRLQQLHPATFTTFSLMGHFHVSTVRHLYLSDNELMTLPSGLVAAMPQLENLYLHGNPWSCDCRMRWLHDWDKTSPGVLKCKKDRALPGGQLCPMCTSPKHLQRKELQALDNMACSSPVISSPQRATPPEDTESEVMTPDEFREPFGNISLGMSDEHGNKVDLECSIGEPREITKINWEQVNQLQLASNITLSVDLECPIDRENYERLWRLIAYYSNVPAHLQREIMLSKEPYHSYMYRQDAEKDALYYTGVKVNIVAQPAWLMQTSVDLQLNRPQSTGKRVKLILSTHLSETVEAELVRRQRRTWVMIESTNTTRTVLSAVVGSASQMYCNVQSSDQAVIHWMLPDGSKVEAPYSSPDNRLSVSTDGQLAIKAVGHSDTGIYYCIAKVHGDLAILPFRLTVEESSSPPPGEDGSPPPIEGFAGDPISLPCTASGSPDAEINWILPGSNIVSFKANSSRALVYSNGTLRIPQGQLSDSGYYKCIAINQHGVDTLATKVTLTRRTGVIRPLRKFPARPQSASGVNTKIKVPTEDAEEASGDGEVTQEGAPVSRLDLMRRRGPGGVGAGRRGGHLSRGMWRRPPVLRKPTGSRVEDRKNTVETRRRINMSNNKIDPEKWADILAKIRDRTGQNSVTPNPVQHTTERKQGVETEQTTQSQDNTEGSSEDGTLQEEEGRVYTTTPHSPVTPNTHNTQDTHVESNTYTTLNTRDVTPNTQYTRSTHATADPHTTYSTQKVHHTTHDMNPHTTSSGVFSLPQPTSVPQSTVTRWLTNTKSASSSTSLYDKSRQGNQSTNTDVDVVTTADMSKASEGSENKDTRHVVASSNEDREPSLGGSQLSPSVNPTELETNRDENGKYLSETATTSPSHTQSKDTTLDILRSQALLTTSSPTTTPVLTPSPTRLRHPNSRRRNGGRRRRPNRKKQKLNRLSRFSTATPADATLATARTTASTRLKIEPSEKTIITTANFNTTVPFTGGQATSSGRLSHKESTVSRHDDEAATEPSSPPASLPETKASLLPPAKPLFKSTSATPSFPTTSPGAGRGETSAPRALGISESASPPERSDMPTSASRQRFTSTPLPPVKPLEETQRVSITGDLGPAPRSDKSSGNFHTALQVQPDVEQNQSGHQYTPTEKAEKMPFKEISGRFPLEPSSSPASLIQHEINTFGAHTQSGSITTASTLFEGVLETEWITTKRPQASESSYQSSSRNKTTSTASDEDKPIKETAHRGVNVDAPSTSTIITTPPSSTTSKPSPVIPSWGRPHVTLPETSSTGGKTGPPLRTTVQGGPKFNHIPDNHSQDQKIPFSPDKDLPNISRSEPNTTAAAHPATRSPNRKKGVGDSTNPTSPAPNQTSGQTLKQTTTLAPTITATSLSIAQTDTSREGLRTGTALIQDVSTRHRLPGLGSIPRGKPRITKTNFETITVNAEADAQLPCEAEGEPMPFLSWTKVATGASVAQNTRVQRFEVHPNGTLIIRNTQPMDRGQYLCMVQNQYGTDKMVVSLMVLSQHPRVLQPRHRDATVYIGGNIDLECEVQGHPTPRVTWVLPDYVHMAAAPLTITSQRVAVHSNGTLRITQAGYTDRGIYKCIGSSAAGADTVSVRLHVSALPPMIQQAQHENTTLPEGSTAYIHCTAKGAPPPVIRWITPDGVQLIASQFVTGRNLLVFPNGTLFVRGLGPGNAGRYECTASNSVAASRRTVILSVRRSASSSIKARIASSSPQRTDVIYGGKLQLDCLAAGEPEPRIIWRTPTKKLVDAQYSFDPRIKVFSNGTMTIHSMTDKDGGDYLCVARNKMGDDYVLLRANVLTRPAKIEQKQQRSSQEVAYGGNLKVDCVASGLPNPEISWALPDGTMVNPDKQTERVSGGRSRRYVVFGNGTLYFNDVGMREEGDYTCYAENQLGKDEMKVRVKVKVATDPPQIQNKNHKIIRVFYGETVSLKCNAKGEPTPVITWMSPTNRAISPTPDKYQVLNDGTLVVQKTQRFDGGNYTCTARNSAGQDHKVIRLEVLVTPPTINGLIGTANTMRVTAARDQRKWVDCVAKGTPIPRVMWVLPGNMILPAPYYSSRMAVHHNGTLDIRSPKRTDSGQLACIARNEGGEARLTVNLDVKEVVERPQIRGPKTDSLSLTVGNAMTLNCSFEGTTLPHVTWVLPNGTPMLSGARFSKFFHRPDGSLIISNPSVAEAGMYRCLGRNSGGLVERTITLSPGRKPEISNRYNSPVSIMNGENVLLHCLSSGKSLRLTWTLPTGVVLSRPQRAGRYAVLSNGTLAIQQASVYDRGSYVCRVANEYGSALLSVPVIVIAYPPRITNGPPSVMYAKRGVAVQLNCIAAGIPRAEVAWETPDKTRLAVSAQPRLFGNKYLHPQGSLIIQNPTQRDAGYYRCTARNAIGVDSKATYLNVF